In Fimbriimonadaceae bacterium, the genomic stretch TATGAATTAGCGGCTGACGACTTGGGCGAGGACAGGGCTCTTGGAGACCGCGTCATTCAACGTCTTCACCAGCGCGACCGATGCGGTTTCACCGTCCTGCACCAGCGCGGTGTACCGCTCCTGGGTCAAGGCGAAGAAGGCCGCATGTTGTTCGCTTGGTACGCCCATCAGGGTCGCCAGGGAAGCCAGGTGTTCACCTTTCCCCTGCGCCATTTCCTGCGTCAAATTCTCAAAGTTCAGGAGCGCAAACATGGTGGTCTTTTGATCCGCCCAGACCTGCCCGTCGTTCGTGCACCCGGAAGTCCCGGAACTAATGCCGAACGTGCCGCTGCCGAAGGTGCCGTTGGTCGTAGCCATCATGACCTGCGGCGCAATGTTCTTCTGGTTCTTATAGTCCGCCCAGGCCAGTTTCCCAAGACCACAACCTGGTCCGGTATCAGGATTGGCCGCCATCGCCAACCCTGCCTGCGACGCCACCGCCACCACACCCAACGCAACGATCAATTGTCTCAGCATAAGTCCTCCTCCTTTACACAAGTGAATGACTCCACCCCATGGTCCCGATGAATAACGGGCTCATTATAGCCAACGCTCGCAATCATGTAGAGCAAAAAAATCTGTAGGAAACAGGGGAATCAACTTGCCCCTCCTTCCGCACAATCCCTCTTGGCTAGAAAATCCATCCAATCCCCGCTAGGGCGTGATGCGCATGGTAATCGAGGGATACGTCGCTCCAGTGAAAGTTGGCCGTCACCCGTTTGTATTCGGAGAAAAGGAAGGTGCGTCCGCTCAGACTATACTGGACCCCCACCATCAGTTGATAGGAGAACGCAGCAGTTGAATCGAAGTCTTGATTCGTTCGTCCCGGGAAATTCGCTCCATGGAAAATCGCCGAAGAGTATCCCACACCAACACCGGCATAAGGGCGAAACTCGCCGTCAGGTTTTCTGGCAATGAGGTTGGTCATACTGTTCGTAACGGTCAGTCCCGCTGTAGCCTCTCCTCTGCCGTTGTTCCCAGTGGTTGCAGCCAAGAGCCTACCATTAGTTCCAAAATATTCGATTTCGACCCCTACGATCCTCCGGGTGAACTCCGGGAAAATGCCAATTCGCACCCCCGCGCCAAGGCTGTTGTATAACGTGACCTTCTGGGCGCCCTGCCCGCCAAGATTCAAACCCCGATCCTCAGGAAACCCACCCACCACCGCCAGGCCCAGGTAGACATCGGCGGATTCTGCCGCATGAACAGGGTACGGCCACACAACATGATGCTGGACAAACCCTCCAGTTACAAGGCTTCCAGTTATGAGAAATTTATTCAGCAGGCAGCAAAGGGCAGTCCGTTGGTTCATACTAGACCACTTCCCTTTTTCATTCGTGCATCAATTTCGTCCCTGAGGTCTCCTACCAGTAGAAACATCCCATTCAAACTCTTTTCACTTAGAAAAATGGAAAAAGCGTGGACGGAATTTATCCGTCCACGCTTTTTGTGATGAGAAAGGGATGGGTTCAGTACTGACTAGTTCCCCTTCGCAATGGTGCAGACCTCAATATACAGACCCAAGATGTTCTTGATGTACTGCTCCGTATATACAACTTTCTTGATGCCACCATTGTTCATAGCCGCTTCAACAGTGGTATCACCCGTCCCTACCATGCCGAGGATGCTTGTACCGCACGACTTACCTGTCTTGGATGGAGAAGCACCATTGTCATTCAAAATACTTCCAGAGGTGGTTTCGGAGAATATCCATCCATGGGGATGGATTCCAGCAGGCTGCGTGTACCCGCCGTAGCTAGAGCAGCCATAAAGTGACGCGGCAAACGCAACAACGCCCAACGACATCAGCATACGTTTCATACAGACATCCCCCCTTTGTGGTTGACATTGAATGGACACCGAACGCGAACGGTTTTGAAGACTTGTGGGATTTTCTTAGGCATATGGGCCCACGATGGGGCCACTATATTCACGGCTCACACGAATGTCAATCGCAATGCATATTTGAGAAGGCTATCCCGCCGTTCGAGGATATCCTCCACCTATATCTCCGCGCGATCGGCCAAGAGGATGTGGTGCGATTCAACGGTGTCGTGCTCGAGCAGGAGCACTCCTACCGTTCGGGGCAAGTGAAACCGCTTCGGCCCGGCGGAACCCGGATTGAACAACAATACCCCGTCTCGCCATTCGGCCTTCGGCTGATGCGTATGCCCATACACACACACCGCTGGACGGAGGCGCGCCAACAGATCCATCCCGTCTTCCGTCAGCCGCCCGCCTTCATACAGACGATGGGTGATCGCAATTCGATGGCCCACCAACTCGACGAGCTGCTCGACCGGAACGCCGCTTGCTTCGAATCCGTCCACATTGCCGGAGACCGCCGTCACCGGCGCGATTCGTTGGAGCTGCGCGAGGACATCCCCCCGGCCGATATCACCAGCATGCAGAATATGGTCGACTTCGGAAAATTGACGCAGGATCGCCCGATCGAACAATCCGTGCGTATCCGAGATCACCCCAATGCGCATCAGAGGCTCCGGCCCTATTTCCTTTGCTCGGATGAACTCAACGAATCCTGCACCTGCTTCCACTCGAAGGTGAACGGGTTCGGTAGCCGTTTGGGTAAGGCCGCCAGTTCGGCCCTCAGTCGTTCCGCGCGGGCCGCGCTCATGGGATGGGTAGAGAACAGCTCGACACGTTCCTTGTCTTTCTCAGACAGGCGTTCAAAAAACCGGATCATGCCGTCCGGCGCGATCCGCGCATCGGAGAGCAGCCGAAGGCCGGTGAGATCGGCTTCCGTTTCCTGTTCGCGACCGAACTTCAGCGTCGCCAACTCCATACCCAACTGTTTTGCCAGGCCAAGCACACCCTGTTGATCGCCCAACACAATGCCGACCACAGCCGCCAACCCCAGCATTTTGACCATACGCTCCAGCCCGTGCCGCTGCAGCACATGGTTCAACTCATGGCCCAAGACCCCGGCAACTTCCTCGCCGCTTTCTGCCTTGTTCATCAAACCGGTAAACACGACCACATAACCTCCGGGTAAGGCAAATGCGTTCACCACGGGGCTCTGCACCACCGACACCT encodes the following:
- a CDS encoding DUF3015 domain-containing protein; translation: MLRQLIVALGVVAVASQAGLAMAANPDTGPGCGLGKLAWADYKNQKNIAPQVMMATTNGTFGSGTFGISSGTSGCTNDGQVWADQKTTMFALLNFENLTQEMAQGKGEHLASLATLMGVPSEQHAAFFALTQERYTALVQDGETASVALVKTLNDAVSKSPVLAQVVSR
- a CDS encoding outer membrane beta-barrel protein, which translates into the protein MWPYPVHAAESADVYLGLAVVGGFPEDRGLNLGGQGAQKVTLYNSLGAGVRIGIFPEFTRRIVGVEIEYFGTNGRLLAATTGNNGRGEATAGLTVTNSMTNLIARKPDGEFRPYAGVGVGYSSAIFHGANFPGRTNQDFDSTAAFSYQLMVGVQYSLSGRTFLFSEYKRVTANFHWSDVSLDYHAHHALAGIGWIF
- a CDS encoding TRL-like family protein, giving the protein MKRMLMSLGVVAFAASLYGCSSYGGYTQPAGIHPHGWIFSETTSGSILNDNGASPSKTGKSCGTSILGMVGTGDTTVEAAMNNGGIKKVVYTEQYIKNILGLYIEVCTIAKGN
- a CDS encoding metallophosphoesterase family protein, with protein sequence MRIGVISDTHGLFDRAILRQFSEVDHILHAGDIGRGDVLAQLQRIAPVTAVSGNVDGFEASGVPVEQLVELVGHRIAITHRLYEGGRLTEDGMDLLARLRPAVCVYGHTHQPKAEWRDGVLLFNPGSAGPKRFHLPRTVGVLLLEHDTVESHHILLADRAEI